A single genomic interval of Burkholderia cepacia ATCC 25416 harbors:
- a CDS encoding LPS-assembly protein LptD, whose amino-acid sequence MPPKPLFPNVFPGDGVPRKRRLALALLAVPGLVPAVSYAQLSGAAAQPQPLDSPWDLRLAPQLEDRPLKEGAKPAAFVIADHTSGTAEQDLAAKGSAELRRGDAVVKADAIHYDQDTDMADAYGQVRVINSGTSFAGPEAHLKIEANQGFMTAPKYHFNVTGGSGSAERVDMVDNERSVFVNGTYTACQCSTNPAWYIKGSRFDFDTGADEGTARNGVLFFQGVPIFASPWMTFPLSGERRSGLLPPTFSVNSSNGFELTLPYYFNIAPNRDLTLTPRIISRRGVMTEATFRYLSPSYSGTFTANYLPDDRLEHRNRYAIYWQHQQNFGGGFGGYVYYNKVSDNLYPEQLGSSNQFINGTQTLYQQEAGLTYNNGPWSVLARYQHWQTLPPSIAPYSREPQLNVKYTKYNVGGFDFGAEADYSRFRITTADATEGDRIVFNPYIAYGVYGPGYFVVPKVQYHFASYDLNYLSSKTPNSPKRFTESIPTVSFDSGLIFDRSVRLFGQDFIQTLEPRLYYVYTPYRDQSNAPLFDTAESDFGLAEIYQPNTFVGNDRIADANRITAGLTSRFIDPRTGDERARFVIAQQYYFADQRVTLNAGQSAVLARHSDLIVGAALKLGSGFMSETAFQYNQNNNQLVKSSVGFGYSPGERRVINVGYRYTRANTTLDNQPINQFLVSAQWPLTRRLYAIGRFNYDLAGDRVVDGLVGLQYDADCWALGVGVQRAANGINSSGQQNSSTRFMMQLTLKGLSTVDNGLVSAFRAGVPGYTPLPPPPPPMSRFSNYE is encoded by the coding sequence ATGCCGCCCAAACCGCTATTCCCGAATGTTTTCCCCGGTGACGGGGTGCCGCGCAAACGGCGGCTCGCGCTCGCGCTCCTGGCCGTGCCCGGCCTCGTGCCGGCCGTGTCGTACGCGCAGCTGTCGGGCGCGGCCGCGCAGCCGCAGCCGCTCGACTCGCCGTGGGATCTGCGTCTCGCGCCCCAGCTCGAGGATCGTCCGCTGAAGGAGGGCGCGAAGCCGGCCGCCTTCGTGATCGCCGACCACACGAGCGGCACCGCCGAGCAGGATCTCGCCGCGAAGGGTTCGGCCGAGCTGCGGCGCGGTGACGCCGTCGTGAAGGCCGACGCGATCCACTACGATCAGGATACCGACATGGCCGATGCGTACGGCCAGGTCAGGGTGATCAATTCCGGCACGTCGTTCGCGGGCCCCGAGGCGCACCTGAAGATCGAGGCGAACCAGGGCTTCATGACGGCGCCGAAGTATCACTTCAACGTGACGGGCGGCTCGGGCAGCGCGGAGCGTGTCGACATGGTCGACAACGAGCGCTCGGTGTTCGTCAACGGTACCTATACCGCGTGCCAGTGCTCGACGAACCCCGCGTGGTACATCAAGGGCAGCCGCTTCGACTTCGATACGGGCGCCGATGAAGGCACCGCGCGCAACGGCGTGCTGTTCTTCCAGGGCGTGCCGATCTTCGCGAGCCCGTGGATGACGTTCCCGCTGTCGGGCGAGCGGCGCAGCGGCCTGCTGCCGCCGACGTTCTCGGTGAACTCGAGCAACGGCTTCGAGCTGACGCTGCCGTACTACTTCAACATCGCGCCGAACCGCGACCTGACGCTCACGCCGCGCATCATCTCGCGGCGCGGCGTGATGACCGAGGCGACGTTCCGCTACCTGTCGCCGTCGTATTCGGGCACGTTCACGGCCAATTACCTGCCGGATGACCGGCTCGAGCACCGCAACCGCTACGCGATCTACTGGCAGCACCAGCAGAACTTCGGCGGCGGTTTCGGCGGCTACGTCTACTACAACAAGGTCTCGGACAATCTGTATCCCGAGCAACTGGGTTCGTCGAACCAGTTCATCAACGGGACGCAGACGCTGTACCAGCAGGAAGCGGGCCTCACGTACAACAACGGCCCGTGGTCGGTGCTCGCGCGCTACCAGCACTGGCAGACGCTGCCGCCGTCGATCGCGCCGTACAGCCGCGAGCCGCAGTTGAACGTGAAGTACACGAAGTACAACGTCGGCGGCTTCGACTTCGGCGCGGAAGCCGACTATTCGCGGTTCCGCATCACGACGGCCGACGCGACCGAAGGCGACCGGATCGTCTTCAACCCGTACATCGCGTACGGCGTGTACGGCCCCGGCTACTTCGTCGTGCCGAAGGTCCAGTACCACTTCGCGTCGTACGACCTGAACTACCTGTCGTCGAAAACGCCGAACAGCCCGAAGCGCTTCACCGAGTCGATCCCGACCGTGAGCTTCGATTCGGGCCTGATCTTCGACCGCTCGGTGCGCCTGTTCGGCCAGGATTTCATCCAGACCCTCGAGCCGCGCCTGTACTACGTGTACACGCCGTATCGCGACCAGTCGAACGCGCCGCTGTTCGACACCGCGGAATCGGACTTCGGCCTCGCGGAGATCTACCAGCCGAACACGTTCGTCGGCAACGACCGGATCGCCGATGCGAACCGCATCACGGCCGGCCTGACCTCGCGCTTCATCGATCCGCGCACCGGCGACGAGCGTGCGCGTTTCGTGATCGCGCAGCAGTACTACTTCGCCGATCAGCGCGTCACGCTGAATGCCGGGCAGAGTGCGGTGCTGGCGCGCCACTCGGACCTGATCGTCGGGGCCGCGCTGAAGCTCGGCTCGGGTTTCATGTCCGAGACGGCGTTCCAGTACAACCAGAACAACAACCAGCTCGTGAAGTCGAGCGTCGGTTTCGGCTACAGCCCGGGCGAGCGCCGCGTGATCAACGTCGGCTACCGCTATACGCGTGCGAACACCACGCTCGACAACCAGCCGATCAACCAGTTCCTGGTGTCCGCGCAATGGCCGCTCACGCGCCGCCTGTATGCGATCGGCCGCTTCAACTACGATCTCGCCGGCGATCGCGTGGTCGACGGTCTGGTCGGCTTACAATACGACGCGGATTGCTGGGCGCTCGGGGTCGGGGTGCAGCGGGCGGCGAACGGCATCAATTCGTCCGGACAGCAGAATTCGTCGACGCGCTTCATGATGCAGCTCACGCTCAAGGGCCTGTCGACCGTCGACAACGGCCTCGTGTCCGCGTTCCGCGCCGGGGTGCCGGGCTACACGCCGCTGCCGCCGCCGCCGCCGCCGATGTCCCGCTTCAGCAACTACGAGTAA
- a CDS encoding aminoglycoside phosphotransferase family protein has protein sequence MTPPSAASQPDARLEALTAWLHPLAERYALDLSTLAPASSDASFRRYFRIASATSAGGTLIAVDAPPPEKCREFVQVAQLLAAAGDHVPDVLAHDFDAGFMLVTDLGRTPYISVLDPADPAAAKPLMREALDALIRFQLTSKPDVLPPFDEAFLRREMELMPEWFVGRHLGKPVTDAMRGTLDRTFALLVASAHAQPQGFMLRDFMPRNLMVCEPNPGILDFQDAVYGPLTYDVVSLLRDAFISWDEEFELDCFAYYWEKAKKAGLPVDPDFGEFYRQLEWMGLQRHIKVLGLFARINYRDGKPHYLNDLPRFIAYARKVALRYRPLVPFAKLLDELEGNAPADVGYTF, from the coding sequence ATGACGCCCCCATCCGCCGCATCCCAGCCCGACGCCCGCCTCGAAGCGCTCACCGCGTGGCTGCACCCGCTCGCCGAGCGCTACGCGCTCGACCTGTCGACCCTCGCGCCCGCATCGTCGGACGCCAGTTTCCGCCGCTATTTCCGGATTGCGTCGGCCACGAGCGCCGGCGGCACGCTGATCGCCGTCGACGCGCCGCCGCCCGAGAAGTGCCGCGAGTTCGTCCAGGTCGCGCAGCTGCTCGCCGCGGCCGGCGACCATGTGCCGGACGTGCTGGCCCACGATTTCGACGCGGGTTTCATGCTCGTGACCGATCTCGGCCGCACGCCGTACATCTCGGTGCTCGATCCGGCCGACCCGGCCGCCGCGAAACCGCTGATGCGCGAAGCACTCGACGCGCTGATCCGCTTCCAGCTCACGTCGAAACCCGACGTGCTGCCGCCGTTCGACGAGGCGTTCCTGCGCCGCGAGATGGAGCTGATGCCCGAATGGTTCGTCGGCCGCCACCTCGGCAAGCCCGTCACCGACGCGATGCGTGGCACGCTCGACCGCACCTTCGCGCTGCTGGTCGCGAGCGCCCACGCGCAGCCGCAGGGTTTCATGCTGCGCGACTTCATGCCGCGCAACCTGATGGTGTGCGAGCCGAACCCGGGCATCCTCGACTTCCAGGACGCCGTCTACGGGCCGCTGACGTACGACGTCGTGTCGCTGCTGCGCGACGCCTTCATCAGCTGGGACGAGGAGTTCGAGCTCGACTGCTTCGCGTACTACTGGGAAAAGGCGAAAAAGGCCGGGCTGCCGGTCGATCCCGATTTCGGCGAGTTCTACCGCCAGCTCGAATGGATGGGGCTGCAGCGCCACATCAAGGTGCTCGGCCTGTTCGCGCGCATCAATTACCGCGACGGCAAGCCCCATTACCTGAACGACCTGCCGCGCTTCATCGCGTATGCGCGCAAGGTCGCGCTGCGCTACCGCCCGCTCGTGCCGTTCGCGAAGCTGCTCGACGAGCTCGAGGGCAACGCGCCGGCCGACGTGGGCTATACGTTCTGA
- the murU gene encoding N-acetylmuramate alpha-1-phosphate uridylyltransferase MurU encodes MSNTLTTAMIFAAGRGERMRPLTDTRPKPLLEAGGKPLIAWQIEALARAGIETIVINHAWLGEQIEAALGDGSRWGVRLAYSAEGEALETAGGIAQALPLLERDGQPAVFAAVSGDVYCAFDYRTLAPRAARMAALDAPAMHLVMVPNPPFHLAGDFALGDDGRLALDGAARFTFGNIGLYDTRMFRDLAPGTRRALTPYYRAAIEAGRASGELYEGIWENVGTPAQLGELDARLRAAG; translated from the coding sequence ATGAGCAACACCCTGACGACGGCGATGATCTTCGCCGCCGGGCGCGGCGAACGGATGCGCCCGCTCACCGACACCCGCCCGAAGCCGCTCCTCGAAGCGGGCGGCAAGCCGCTGATCGCGTGGCAGATCGAAGCGCTCGCACGCGCGGGTATCGAGACGATCGTGATCAACCACGCGTGGCTCGGCGAACAGATCGAGGCCGCGCTCGGCGACGGGTCGCGCTGGGGCGTTCGGCTCGCGTACTCGGCCGAAGGCGAGGCACTGGAAACCGCGGGCGGCATCGCGCAGGCGTTGCCGCTGCTCGAGCGCGACGGACAACCGGCCGTGTTCGCGGCGGTCAGCGGCGACGTGTACTGCGCCTTCGACTACCGGACGCTCGCGCCGCGCGCCGCCCGGATGGCCGCGCTCGACGCGCCGGCGATGCACCTCGTGATGGTGCCGAACCCGCCGTTCCACCTGGCCGGCGACTTCGCGCTCGGCGACGACGGCCGCCTGGCGCTCGACGGCGCCGCGCGCTTCACGTTCGGCAACATCGGCCTGTACGACACGCGGATGTTCCGCGATCTCGCGCCCGGCACGCGACGCGCGCTGACGCCGTACTATCGCGCGGCGATCGAAGCCGGCCGCGCGAGCGGCGAACTGTACGAAGGTATTTGGGAAAACGTCGGCACGCCCGCGCAGCTCGGCGAGCTCGACGCGCGGCTGCGCGCCGCGGGCTGA
- a CDS encoding ABCB family ABC transporter ATP-binding protein/permease, which translates to MRRFPASGEPAPASTGPRNDWQTIRSLLPYLTTYKWRVALALGCLIGAKVANLGVPVVMKRIVDHLSYVQQITALGRAEQSAGIVLAGGVGLLVVAYALVRLSTSLFTELREILFSKVTESAVRQLALQVFRHLHGLSLRFHLERQTGGMSRDIERGTRGIQQLISYSLYSILPTLVEVGLVLGFFVVKYEAYYAYVTFAALVTYIVFTVKVTNWRTHFRRTMNELDSRANSRAIDSLINYETVKYFGNEEWEAQRYDENLKRYRKAAIRSQNSLSVLNFGQQAIIGTGLVFILWRATQGVLAGKLTLGDLVLINTFMLQLYIPLNFLGVVYRELKQSLTDMDRMFGLLSAAKEVADLPDARPLAVAGAQVRFEHVNFAYEASRPILHDVSFTIDAGTTTAVVGHSGSGKSTLSRLLFRFYDLDRQAGGAIRIDGQDIRDVTQDSLRASIGIVPQDTVLFNDSIYYNIAYGRPSATRDEVIAAARAAHIHDFIESLPKGYDTPVGERGLKLSGGEKQRVAIARTLLKDPPVLLFDEATSALDSRSERAIQHELDQIARHRTTLVIAHRLSTVVHAQQILVMDHGRIVERGTHDELVRADGLYAQMWALQQQRAAAGGEEAEAA; encoded by the coding sequence ATGCGCCGATTTCCTGCTTCCGGCGAGCCCGCGCCGGCTTCGACCGGGCCCCGCAACGACTGGCAGACCATCCGGTCGCTGCTGCCGTACCTGACCACCTACAAATGGCGCGTCGCGCTCGCGCTCGGCTGCCTGATCGGCGCGAAGGTCGCGAACCTCGGCGTGCCGGTCGTGATGAAGCGCATCGTCGACCACCTGTCCTACGTCCAGCAGATCACCGCGCTCGGCCGCGCCGAACAGTCGGCCGGCATCGTGCTCGCGGGCGGCGTCGGGTTGCTGGTCGTCGCCTATGCGCTCGTGCGGCTATCGACGTCGCTGTTCACCGAGCTGCGCGAGATCCTGTTCTCGAAGGTCACCGAGAGCGCGGTGCGCCAGCTCGCGCTGCAGGTGTTCCGGCACCTGCACGGGCTGTCGCTGCGGTTCCATCTCGAACGCCAGACGGGCGGCATGTCGCGCGACATCGAGCGCGGCACGCGCGGCATCCAGCAACTGATCTCGTATTCGCTGTACAGCATCCTGCCGACGCTCGTCGAGGTCGGGCTCGTGCTCGGCTTCTTCGTGGTCAAGTACGAGGCGTATTACGCGTACGTGACGTTCGCGGCGCTGGTCACGTACATCGTGTTCACGGTGAAGGTCACCAACTGGCGTACGCATTTCCGCCGCACGATGAACGAACTCGATTCGCGCGCGAACTCACGGGCGATCGATTCGTTGATCAACTACGAGACGGTCAAGTATTTCGGCAACGAGGAGTGGGAGGCGCAGCGTTACGACGAGAATCTCAAGCGCTACCGGAAAGCCGCGATCCGCTCGCAGAATTCGCTGTCGGTGCTGAACTTCGGCCAGCAGGCGATCATCGGCACGGGGCTCGTGTTCATCCTGTGGCGCGCGACGCAGGGCGTGCTCGCGGGCAAGCTGACGCTCGGCGATCTCGTGCTGATCAACACGTTCATGCTGCAGCTGTACATTCCGCTGAACTTTCTCGGCGTCGTCTATCGCGAGCTGAAGCAGAGCCTCACCGACATGGACCGGATGTTCGGGCTGCTGTCGGCCGCGAAGGAAGTGGCCGACCTGCCCGATGCGCGGCCGCTCGCGGTCGCCGGCGCGCAGGTGCGCTTCGAGCACGTGAATTTCGCGTACGAGGCGTCGCGGCCGATCCTGCACGACGTGTCCTTCACGATCGACGCGGGCACGACGACCGCGGTGGTCGGCCACAGCGGCTCCGGGAAGTCGACGCTGTCGCGGCTGCTGTTTCGTTTCTACGATCTCGACCGGCAGGCGGGCGGCGCGATCCGGATCGACGGCCAGGATATCCGCGACGTCACGCAGGATTCGCTGCGTGCGTCGATCGGGATCGTGCCGCAGGACACCGTGCTGTTCAACGACTCGATCTACTACAACATCGCGTACGGCCGGCCGAGCGCGACCCGCGACGAGGTGATCGCGGCCGCGCGCGCCGCGCACATCCACGATTTCATCGAAAGCTTGCCGAAGGGTTATGACACGCCGGTCGGCGAGCGCGGGCTGAAGCTGTCTGGCGGCGAGAAGCAGCGCGTCGCGATCGCGCGCACGCTGTTGAAGGATCCGCCGGTGCTGTTGTTCGACGAGGCGACTTCGGCGCTCGATTCGCGCTCGGAGCGGGCGATCCAGCACGAGCTCGACCAGATCGCGCGGCATCGTACGACGCTCGTGATCGCGCACCGGCTGTCGACGGTCGTGCACGCGCAGCAGATCCTCGTGATGGATCACGGGCGGATCGTCGAGCGCGGCACGCACGACGAACTCGTGCGCGCCGACGGGTTGTATGCGCAGATGTGGGCGCTGCAGCAGCAGCGCGCGGCGGCGGGCGGGGAAGAGGCAGAGGCCGCGTAG
- a CDS encoding acyl-CoA thioesterase: MTDSTLELPQKQPALRVVPQPHDANVHGDVFGGWIMSQVDIAGSIPASQRANGRVATVAVNSFVFKQPVFVGDLLSFYATIMRTGNTSITVDVEVYAQRMRLMGEIVKVTEATLTYVATGPDRKPRQLPPL, translated from the coding sequence ATGACCGATTCGACCCTCGAACTCCCGCAAAAACAGCCCGCGCTGCGCGTCGTCCCGCAACCGCACGACGCGAACGTCCACGGCGACGTGTTCGGCGGCTGGATCATGTCGCAGGTCGACATCGCCGGCTCGATCCCCGCGAGCCAGCGCGCGAACGGTCGCGTCGCGACGGTCGCGGTCAACTCGTTCGTGTTCAAGCAGCCGGTGTTCGTCGGCGATCTGCTGAGCTTCTACGCGACGATCATGCGCACCGGCAACACGTCGATCACGGTCGACGTCGAGGTGTACGCGCAGCGCATGCGCCTGATGGGTGAAATCGTGAAGGTCACCGAAGCGACGCTCACCTACGTCGCGACCGGCCCCGACCGCAAGCCGCGGCAACTGCCGCCGCTCTGA
- a CDS encoding nitrate reductase associated protein: MGLSDAPLLFAFEHESSENFTYIPMIVRFNLDRFGLRISLEQWQLLPLEDRKLLARFPADDDTAIEPNFDHALFEMLRTHADLEPSWFQPDEQPAWRATDIVPESLVQQSALAGLTAPGLAQWQRLAPFQRYVLVKLSRKPKLNHDFLPAMREFGLTATH, from the coding sequence ATGGGACTCAGCGACGCTCCACTGCTATTCGCCTTCGAACACGAATCGTCGGAAAACTTCACGTACATCCCGATGATCGTGCGTTTCAATCTCGACCGTTTCGGTCTGCGGATTTCGCTGGAGCAGTGGCAACTGCTGCCGCTCGAGGACCGCAAGCTGCTCGCACGCTTTCCGGCCGACGACGACACCGCGATCGAGCCCAACTTCGATCACGCGCTGTTCGAAATGCTGCGTACGCACGCGGATCTGGAGCCCTCGTGGTTCCAGCCGGACGAGCAGCCGGCCTGGCGCGCCACCGACATCGTGCCGGAGTCGCTCGTGCAGCAGAGCGCGCTGGCCGGGCTGACGGCGCCCGGGCTCGCGCAGTGGCAGCGGCTTGCGCCGTTCCAGCGCTACGTGCTGGTGAAGCTGTCGCGCAAGCCGAAGCTGAACCACGATTTCCTGCCCGCGATGCGGGAGTTCGGGCTGACGGCCACGCACTGA
- the fdhD gene encoding formate dehydrogenase accessory sulfurtransferase FdhD, with product MLVNPTESGEMRDEPRGAIELSVRRTRGGAVETAHDYVGQEWPVALVFNGISHAVMMCTPCDLEAFAVGFAISEGIVARGSDIKDIEVILHADAPLPHAEVHLEVVQQAFAALKDRRRALAGRTGCGVCGIESIDLLDLAPERVPDTGFLARLAPDALTRAAQALPAHQALTRLTGGLHAAAWCDATGAIRMAFEDVGRHNALDKLIGSLVLSRADATDGFVFLSSRASYELVRKAARVGIPLVATISAPSSLAIEIAKAAGLRLVSFCRETGHVDYGTA from the coding sequence GTGCTCGTGAATCCGACCGAATCCGGTGAAATGCGCGACGAACCGCGCGGCGCGATCGAACTGTCCGTACGCCGCACGCGCGGCGGCGCCGTCGAAACCGCGCACGACTACGTGGGCCAGGAGTGGCCCGTCGCACTCGTCTTCAACGGCATCTCGCACGCGGTGATGATGTGTACGCCGTGCGACCTCGAAGCGTTCGCGGTCGGCTTCGCGATCTCGGAAGGGATCGTCGCGCGCGGCAGCGACATCAAGGACATCGAGGTGATCCTGCACGCCGACGCCCCGCTGCCGCATGCGGAAGTCCACCTGGAGGTCGTCCAGCAGGCGTTCGCCGCGCTGAAGGACCGGCGCCGCGCGCTCGCGGGGCGCACCGGCTGCGGCGTATGCGGGATCGAAAGCATCGACCTGCTCGACCTCGCGCCCGAGCGCGTGCCCGATACGGGCTTTCTCGCGCGCCTCGCCCCCGACGCGCTGACGCGCGCGGCGCAGGCGCTGCCGGCGCATCAGGCGCTCACACGGCTCACGGGCGGCCTGCACGCGGCCGCGTGGTGCGACGCAACAGGCGCGATCCGGATGGCGTTCGAGGACGTCGGCCGCCACAACGCGCTCGACAAGCTGATCGGCTCGCTCGTGCTGTCGCGCGCCGACGCGACCGACGGCTTCGTGTTCCTGTCGAGCCGCGCGAGCTACGAGCTCGTGCGCAAGGCCGCACGGGTCGGCATCCCGCTGGTGGCGACGATCTCCGCGCCGTCGTCGCTCGCGATCGAAATCGCAAAAGCGGCCGGCTTGCGGCTCGTCAGCTTCTGCCGCGAAACCGGCCACGTCGACTACGGCACGGCCTGA
- a CDS encoding enoyl-CoA hydratase translates to MAEIQVERAEGVMTITISRPAKKNALTAAMYQTMADALADAQEDKAIRVILLRGSDGNFTAGNDLEDFMKAPPKDDTAPVFQFLARISTASKPIVAAVPGLAIGVGVTMLLHCDLVYAADTATFSLPFAQLGLCPEAASSVLLPRLAGHQVAAEKLLLGEAFDALEAHRIGIVNRVLPAAELDAFAAKQAAKLAALPAASLRVTKALLKDTGGVATSARMAEEAGHFAAMLRAPEAREAMTAFFEKRKPDFRQFD, encoded by the coding sequence GTGGCTGAAATTCAAGTGGAACGCGCCGAAGGCGTGATGACGATCACGATCTCGCGCCCGGCGAAGAAGAACGCGCTGACGGCGGCGATGTACCAGACGATGGCCGATGCGCTCGCCGACGCGCAGGAAGACAAGGCGATCCGCGTGATCCTGCTGCGCGGCAGCGACGGCAATTTCACCGCGGGGAACGATCTCGAGGATTTCATGAAGGCGCCGCCGAAGGACGACACCGCTCCGGTGTTCCAGTTCCTTGCGCGGATCAGCACCGCGAGCAAGCCGATCGTGGCCGCCGTGCCGGGCCTCGCGATCGGCGTCGGCGTGACGATGCTGCTGCACTGCGATCTGGTGTACGCAGCCGACACCGCGACGTTCTCGCTGCCGTTCGCGCAGCTCGGCCTGTGCCCGGAAGCTGCGTCGAGCGTGCTGCTGCCGCGCCTGGCCGGCCATCAGGTCGCCGCCGAGAAGCTGCTGCTCGGCGAGGCGTTCGATGCGCTGGAAGCGCACCGCATCGGCATCGTCAACCGCGTGCTGCCGGCGGCCGAGCTCGACGCGTTCGCGGCGAAGCAGGCGGCGAAGCTCGCGGCGCTGCCGGCGGCATCGCTGCGCGTGACGAAGGCGCTGCTGAAGGATACGGGCGGTGTGGCGACGTCCGCGCGGATGGCCGAGGAGGCGGGCCACTTCGCCGCGATGCTGCGCGCGCCCGAAGCGCGCGAGGCGATGACGGCGTTCTTCGAGAAGCGCAAGCCGGATTTCCGTCAGTTCGACTGA
- a CDS encoding acetyl-CoA C-acyltransferase — protein sequence MSKQLQDAYIVAASRTPIGKAPRGVFKNTRPDELLVHAIKSAVAQVPGFDTKLIEDAIIGCAIPEAEQGLNVARMGALLAGLPQTVGGVTVNRFCASGITALAMAADRIRVGESDAIFAGGCESMSMVPMMGNKPSMSPHIFDRNEDFGIAYGMGLTAERVAEQWKVSREDQDAFSVESHRKALAAQQAGEFNDEIAAYTITERFPNLATGEVDVKTREIKLDEGPRADTSLEGLAKLRTVFANKGSVTAGNSSQTSDGAGALLVVSEKVLKEFNLTPLARFVSFAVRGVPPEIMGIGPKEAIPAALKAAGLKQDDLDWIELNEAFAAQSLAVMRDLGLDPSKVNPMGGAIALGHPLGATGAIRAATVVHGLRRRNLKYGMVTMCVGTGMGAAGIIERL from the coding sequence ATGAGCAAACAATTGCAAGACGCATACATCGTCGCCGCCAGCCGCACGCCGATCGGCAAGGCTCCGCGCGGTGTCTTCAAGAACACGCGCCCGGACGAGCTGCTGGTCCACGCGATCAAGTCGGCGGTTGCGCAGGTGCCGGGCTTCGACACGAAGCTGATCGAGGACGCGATCATCGGCTGCGCGATTCCGGAAGCCGAACAGGGCCTGAACGTCGCGCGGATGGGCGCGCTGCTCGCGGGCCTGCCGCAGACGGTCGGCGGCGTGACGGTCAACCGCTTCTGCGCGTCGGGCATCACGGCGCTCGCGATGGCGGCCGACCGCATCCGCGTCGGTGAATCGGACGCGATCTTCGCGGGCGGCTGCGAATCGATGAGCATGGTGCCGATGATGGGCAACAAGCCGTCGATGTCGCCGCACATCTTCGATCGCAATGAAGACTTCGGCATCGCATACGGGATGGGCCTGACGGCCGAGCGCGTCGCCGAGCAGTGGAAGGTGAGCCGCGAAGACCAGGACGCGTTCTCGGTCGAGTCGCACCGCAAGGCGCTTGCCGCGCAGCAGGCCGGCGAGTTCAACGACGAGATCGCCGCGTACACGATCACCGAGCGTTTCCCGAACCTCGCGACCGGCGAAGTCGACGTGAAGACGCGCGAGATCAAGCTCGACGAAGGTCCGCGCGCGGACACGTCGCTCGAAGGCCTCGCGAAGCTGCGCACGGTATTCGCGAACAAGGGCTCGGTCACGGCCGGCAACAGCTCGCAGACGTCGGACGGCGCGGGTGCGCTGCTCGTCGTGTCGGAGAAGGTGCTGAAGGAATTCAACCTGACGCCGCTCGCGCGCTTCGTGAGCTTCGCGGTACGCGGCGTGCCGCCGGAAATCATGGGCATCGGCCCGAAGGAAGCGATTCCGGCCGCGCTGAAGGCCGCCGGCCTGAAGCAGGACGATCTCGACTGGATCGAGCTGAACGAAGCGTTCGCCGCGCAATCGCTGGCGGTGATGCGCGATCTCGGCCTCGACCCGTCGAAGGTCAACCCGATGGGCGGCGCGATCGCACTCGGCCACCCGCTCGGCGCGACCGGCGCGATCCGCGCGGCGACCGTCGTGCACGGCCTGCGCCGTCGTAACCTGAAGTACGGGATGGTCACGATGTGCGTCGGCACCGGCATGGGTGCCGCGGGCATCATCGAACGCCTGTAA